A genome region from Mastacembelus armatus chromosome 8, fMasArm1.2, whole genome shotgun sequence includes the following:
- the LOC113141557 gene encoding phosphoinositide 3-kinase regulatory subunit 5-like isoform X2 has translation MEQSSCTEDRIQHVLERCLCDLGLNAPDKQLWNAGLCINRWCLEELVKRDPHNFLILLQKILRKTKEVREQRQYEVVVPLSLLFSSTLTKAPYVSPDCGVLQEAYLLFHSFLSWPEPCCSASKRLLSIIQQELRAPGISFHRLVRTEQVISPEVHGSKTMTVLLVSPEEDVPPEVQSVSEQLSSTQHCNRDVTITLLLHAFQAALGPNRDLQALHATLQTKQPEELQRLLEAVTESMEAAAGAADLSTARKVLLNNMEKLRGSISVPAAADGCSDAAVQTFMLPFPKCHTCSWENDNFDFLYDILTSDLDSFSDCFLKVEIDEDDNNDTSVDEEDELEGNKVSHEFENHRISTASSSSRDSTFSSYSLSSSWSVPSSSSGVESDFSEDTAQEDAEEGQDSQAKPRNKPKKKSRSLLAIDRFSMLFKSPRSPNVCRRAQSMANRSDFTKDFQRTRSPLKHSKSLSRKTHPLQTSTAALDPLFPQRHLCVRRRPILSCSEDDVAEVPTLVKVVVFGGDREAGRLARAYSDLQQKESKCPRLTKVCKLQFYFVPTRRKTTGISGGGPALPEGQTGSPARATASVESNGVSPEDGTVDIAHMLGTLDPWYERNVLSLLSLSSDVLSQTACKEGNVSENSSVERLPLLADLVLYYCRHAEQPVLVQLYQAELTLAGGERRREVFIHSLELGHSAGTRAVKAMGAASKRFGIDEEREAVPLTLHVEYNKVAVSGRSQWMQTDTVCTSINLYKDCRRPEQSDSRTESLQLTLTEVVKRQSSKSKKCYNQHISVSEVTVDKVQVNGADDSTTFAVCLDQDEKKFIQSVTRCDVSLCCKPGSGSDWRSYKPSPGQVQPLHPSYCSLLCLPITSFSTSYP, from the exons ATGGAGCAGAGCTCGTGCACCGAGGACCGTATCCAGCACGTCCTCGAGCGTTGCCTCTGCGACCTGGGCCTCAATGCTCCTGACAAGCAGCTCTGGAACG CTGGACTGTGCATAAACCGCTGGTGTTTGGAGGAACTTGTGAAGAGAGATCCACACAACTTCCTCATCCTTCTACAGAAAATactcaggaaaacaaaagag gTGCGAGAGCAGCGTCAGTATGAAGTTGTGGTGCCTCTCTCGCTCTTGTTCTCTTCCACTCTCAcaaaa GCTCCGTATGTGTCTCCGGACTGTGGCGTCCTGCAGGAGGCGTACCTGTTGTTCCACAGTTTTCTGTCCTGGCCTGAGCCGTGCTGCTCTGCCAGTAAACGCCTCCTGAGCATCATCCAGCAGGAGCTCAGAGCCCCAG gtatttcatttcacagacTGGTGAGGACGGAGCAGGTGATCTCCCCCGAGGTTCACGGCTCCAAAACTAT GACCGTGCTGTTGGTGAGCCCAGAAGAAGACGTCCCTCCTGAGGTCCAGTCTGTCTCTGAGCAGCTGAGCAGCACCCAGCACTGCAACAGAGACGTCACCATCACCCTCCTCCTTCACGCCTTTCAGGCGGCTCTGGGGCCCAACCGTGACCTGCAGGCCCTCCACGCTACCCTGCAG ACAAAGCAGCCGGAGGAGCTGCAGCGGCTCCTGGAGGCAGTGACCGAGAGCATGGAGGCGGCAGCGGGTGCAGCAGATCTGAGCACAGCCAGAAAGGTGCTGCTAAACAACATGGAGAAGCTCAGAGGCAGCAtttctgttcctgctgctgctgatggctgCTCAGACGCTG CTGTTCAAACTTTCATGCTGCCCTTCCCCAAATGTCACACCTGCTCCTGGGAGAATGACAACTTTG ATTTTCTTTACGACATTCTCACGAGTGACCTGGATTCATTTTCAGACTGTTTCCTAAAAGTAGAAATAGACGAGGATGATAACAACGACACCAGCGTGGACGAGGAAGACGAGTTGGAGGGAAACAAAGTCAGCCATGAGTTTGAAAACCATCGCATCTCCactgcttcctcttcctctagGGACTCCACGTTTTCCAGCTACTCCCTGTCCTCCAGCTGGTCTGTGCCGTCCAGCTCATCTGGTGTGGAGAGTGACTTCAGTGAGGACACGGCACAGGAGGACGCAGAGGAAGGACAGGACAGCCAGGCGAAGCCTAGAAACAAACCCAAAAAGAAGTCCAGGTCCCTGTTAGCCATCGATCGGTTCTCCATGCTTTTTAAGTCTCCCCGCAGCCCAAATGTTTGCCGCCGTGCCCAGAGCATGGCCAATCGCAGCGATTTTACCAAGGACTTCCAAAGAACCAGGTCGCCGCTCAAACACTCTAAGTCCCTGTCCAGAAAGACACACCCTCTGCAGACGTCCACTGCTGCCTTAGATCCTCTGTTCCCCCAGAGGCACCTGTGCGTCCGCAGGAGGCCTATCCTGAGCTGCTCTGAGGACGACGTGGCCGAGGTGCCGACCCTGGTCAAAGTGGTGGTGTTTGGGGGCGACAGAGAGGCCGGAAGGTTGGCCAGAGCTTACAGCGacctgcagcagaaagagaGTAAATGTCCTCGACTCACCAAGGTCTGCAAACTGCAGTTCTACTTTGTTCCGACCAGAAGGAAAACTACAGGCATCTCAGGAGGAGGACCGGCACTGCCCGAAGGGCAGACAGGAAGTCCAGCCAGAGCCACTGCCTCTGTG GAGTCAAATGGCGTCTCACCAGAGGACGGAACGGTTGATATCGCACACATGTTGGGTACATTGGATCCCTGGTATGAACGGAACGTCCTCAGTCTGCTCAGCCTGTCCTCTGATGTCCTGAGTCAG ACTGCCTGTAAGGAGGGGAACGTATCAGAGAACAGCAGCGTGGAGCGTCTCCCCCTGCTGGCCGACCTGGTGCTTTATTACTGCAGACACGCGGAGCAGCCGGTTCTGGTGCAGCTGTACCAGGCTGAG CTGACCCTggctggaggagagaggaggagggaggtgtttATTCACTCTCTGGAGCTGGGACACTCGGCTGGAACCAGAGCTGTTAAAGCCATGG GTGCTGCCAGCAAACGGTTTGGAATTGACGAAGAACGAGAGGCTGTGCCTTTGACTCTGCACGTTGAATACAACAAG GTGGCTGTTAGTGGGAGGAGTCAGtggatgcagacagacacagtctgCACATCCATCAATCTTTACAAAGACTGCAGGAGGCCTGAGcagtcag ATTCCAGAACAGAGAGTCTGCAGCTGACGCTGACTGAAGTCGTGAAGAGGCAGAGCTCCAAGTCTAAGAAGTGCTACAACCAG CACATCTCAGTGTCAGAGGTGACGGTGGACAAGGTGCAGGTGAACGGTGCGGATGATAGCACGACTTTCGCTGTGTGTCTGGATCAGGATGAGAAGAAGTTCATCCAAAGTGTCACCAG GTGTGACGTGTCTCTGTGCTGTAAACCTGGGAGCGGGTCAGACTGGAGGTCCTACAAGCCGTCGCCAGGCCAAGTCCAGCCTCTGCACCCGTCCTACTGCTCCCTGCTCTGCCTCCCCATCACCTCCTTCTCTACGTCATACCCCTGA
- the LOC113141557 gene encoding phosphoinositide 3-kinase regulatory subunit 5-like isoform X1, which produces MEQSSCTEDRIQHVLERCLCDLGLNAPDKQLWNAGLCINRWCLEELVKRDPHNFLILLQKILRKTKEVREQRQYEVVVPLSLLFSSTLTKAPYVSPDCGVLQEAYLLFHSFLSWPEPCCSASKRLLSIIQQELRAPGISFHRLVRTEQVISPEVHGSKTMTVLLVSPEEDVPPEVQSVSEQLSSTQHCNRDVTITLLLHAFQAALGPNRDLQALHATLQTKQPEELQRLLEAVTESMEAAAGAADLSTARKVLLNNMEKLRGSISVPAAADGCSDAAAVQTFMLPFPKCHTCSWENDNFDFLYDILTSDLDSFSDCFLKVEIDEDDNNDTSVDEEDELEGNKVSHEFENHRISTASSSSRDSTFSSYSLSSSWSVPSSSSGVESDFSEDTAQEDAEEGQDSQAKPRNKPKKKSRSLLAIDRFSMLFKSPRSPNVCRRAQSMANRSDFTKDFQRTRSPLKHSKSLSRKTHPLQTSTAALDPLFPQRHLCVRRRPILSCSEDDVAEVPTLVKVVVFGGDREAGRLARAYSDLQQKESKCPRLTKVCKLQFYFVPTRRKTTGISGGGPALPEGQTGSPARATASVESNGVSPEDGTVDIAHMLGTLDPWYERNVLSLLSLSSDVLSQTACKEGNVSENSSVERLPLLADLVLYYCRHAEQPVLVQLYQAELTLAGGERRREVFIHSLELGHSAGTRAVKAMGAASKRFGIDEEREAVPLTLHVEYNKVAVSGRSQWMQTDTVCTSINLYKDCRRPEQSDSRTESLQLTLTEVVKRQSSKSKKCYNQHISVSEVTVDKVQVNGADDSTTFAVCLDQDEKKFIQSVTRCDVSLCCKPGSGSDWRSYKPSPGQVQPLHPSYCSLLCLPITSFSTSYP; this is translated from the exons ATGGAGCAGAGCTCGTGCACCGAGGACCGTATCCAGCACGTCCTCGAGCGTTGCCTCTGCGACCTGGGCCTCAATGCTCCTGACAAGCAGCTCTGGAACG CTGGACTGTGCATAAACCGCTGGTGTTTGGAGGAACTTGTGAAGAGAGATCCACACAACTTCCTCATCCTTCTACAGAAAATactcaggaaaacaaaagag gTGCGAGAGCAGCGTCAGTATGAAGTTGTGGTGCCTCTCTCGCTCTTGTTCTCTTCCACTCTCAcaaaa GCTCCGTATGTGTCTCCGGACTGTGGCGTCCTGCAGGAGGCGTACCTGTTGTTCCACAGTTTTCTGTCCTGGCCTGAGCCGTGCTGCTCTGCCAGTAAACGCCTCCTGAGCATCATCCAGCAGGAGCTCAGAGCCCCAG gtatttcatttcacagacTGGTGAGGACGGAGCAGGTGATCTCCCCCGAGGTTCACGGCTCCAAAACTAT GACCGTGCTGTTGGTGAGCCCAGAAGAAGACGTCCCTCCTGAGGTCCAGTCTGTCTCTGAGCAGCTGAGCAGCACCCAGCACTGCAACAGAGACGTCACCATCACCCTCCTCCTTCACGCCTTTCAGGCGGCTCTGGGGCCCAACCGTGACCTGCAGGCCCTCCACGCTACCCTGCAG ACAAAGCAGCCGGAGGAGCTGCAGCGGCTCCTGGAGGCAGTGACCGAGAGCATGGAGGCGGCAGCGGGTGCAGCAGATCTGAGCACAGCCAGAAAGGTGCTGCTAAACAACATGGAGAAGCTCAGAGGCAGCAtttctgttcctgctgctgctgatggctgCTCAGACGCTG CAGCTGTTCAAACTTTCATGCTGCCCTTCCCCAAATGTCACACCTGCTCCTGGGAGAATGACAACTTTG ATTTTCTTTACGACATTCTCACGAGTGACCTGGATTCATTTTCAGACTGTTTCCTAAAAGTAGAAATAGACGAGGATGATAACAACGACACCAGCGTGGACGAGGAAGACGAGTTGGAGGGAAACAAAGTCAGCCATGAGTTTGAAAACCATCGCATCTCCactgcttcctcttcctctagGGACTCCACGTTTTCCAGCTACTCCCTGTCCTCCAGCTGGTCTGTGCCGTCCAGCTCATCTGGTGTGGAGAGTGACTTCAGTGAGGACACGGCACAGGAGGACGCAGAGGAAGGACAGGACAGCCAGGCGAAGCCTAGAAACAAACCCAAAAAGAAGTCCAGGTCCCTGTTAGCCATCGATCGGTTCTCCATGCTTTTTAAGTCTCCCCGCAGCCCAAATGTTTGCCGCCGTGCCCAGAGCATGGCCAATCGCAGCGATTTTACCAAGGACTTCCAAAGAACCAGGTCGCCGCTCAAACACTCTAAGTCCCTGTCCAGAAAGACACACCCTCTGCAGACGTCCACTGCTGCCTTAGATCCTCTGTTCCCCCAGAGGCACCTGTGCGTCCGCAGGAGGCCTATCCTGAGCTGCTCTGAGGACGACGTGGCCGAGGTGCCGACCCTGGTCAAAGTGGTGGTGTTTGGGGGCGACAGAGAGGCCGGAAGGTTGGCCAGAGCTTACAGCGacctgcagcagaaagagaGTAAATGTCCTCGACTCACCAAGGTCTGCAAACTGCAGTTCTACTTTGTTCCGACCAGAAGGAAAACTACAGGCATCTCAGGAGGAGGACCGGCACTGCCCGAAGGGCAGACAGGAAGTCCAGCCAGAGCCACTGCCTCTGTG GAGTCAAATGGCGTCTCACCAGAGGACGGAACGGTTGATATCGCACACATGTTGGGTACATTGGATCCCTGGTATGAACGGAACGTCCTCAGTCTGCTCAGCCTGTCCTCTGATGTCCTGAGTCAG ACTGCCTGTAAGGAGGGGAACGTATCAGAGAACAGCAGCGTGGAGCGTCTCCCCCTGCTGGCCGACCTGGTGCTTTATTACTGCAGACACGCGGAGCAGCCGGTTCTGGTGCAGCTGTACCAGGCTGAG CTGACCCTggctggaggagagaggaggagggaggtgtttATTCACTCTCTGGAGCTGGGACACTCGGCTGGAACCAGAGCTGTTAAAGCCATGG GTGCTGCCAGCAAACGGTTTGGAATTGACGAAGAACGAGAGGCTGTGCCTTTGACTCTGCACGTTGAATACAACAAG GTGGCTGTTAGTGGGAGGAGTCAGtggatgcagacagacacagtctgCACATCCATCAATCTTTACAAAGACTGCAGGAGGCCTGAGcagtcag ATTCCAGAACAGAGAGTCTGCAGCTGACGCTGACTGAAGTCGTGAAGAGGCAGAGCTCCAAGTCTAAGAAGTGCTACAACCAG CACATCTCAGTGTCAGAGGTGACGGTGGACAAGGTGCAGGTGAACGGTGCGGATGATAGCACGACTTTCGCTGTGTGTCTGGATCAGGATGAGAAGAAGTTCATCCAAAGTGTCACCAG GTGTGACGTGTCTCTGTGCTGTAAACCTGGGAGCGGGTCAGACTGGAGGTCCTACAAGCCGTCGCCAGGCCAAGTCCAGCCTCTGCACCCGTCCTACTGCTCCCTGCTCTGCCTCCCCATCACCTCCTTCTCTACGTCATACCCCTGA